In Persicimonas caeni, a single window of DNA contains:
- a CDS encoding radical SAM protein, with protein MEPQKVPLLKTVRVLVTDACNLRCKRCFNEGYPNRGTYFADKETLVDAFARLGEPIQSIKVTGGEPLMHPHIDEVVSAFTEIAPTSLTTNGLLLRHKAADLAPEVPITVSIYGTRADEFAQYTQMPASVFEKVTEQLRVVNEWDDRTFRANIIIQPRKQWSVLRYVRFLEEFSFSTVRFLTLLGPEKDSVAYLKNLQATVEFLEQYTESEPSDDPSIRSFDAGNVEYQLVVQYDEFDADVRDRFGFVWIGPRGEVYQNKDESVFSTRGFTQPRS; from the coding sequence ATGGAGCCACAAAAGGTACCACTGCTCAAGACAGTCCGTGTCCTGGTCACTGACGCATGCAATCTTCGCTGCAAGAGGTGCTTCAATGAGGGATATCCTAACCGAGGGACGTATTTTGCTGATAAAGAAACTCTGGTAGATGCATTCGCGAGGTTAGGCGAACCGATCCAATCAATAAAAGTGACGGGAGGCGAACCGCTGATGCATCCGCATATTGACGAGGTTGTATCTGCGTTCACAGAAATTGCGCCGACTTCTCTTACAACGAATGGCTTGCTTCTGCGTCATAAGGCTGCCGATCTTGCTCCAGAGGTCCCGATTACAGTGAGTATCTACGGCACACGCGCAGATGAGTTTGCGCAGTACACACAGATGCCTGCGAGCGTTTTTGAAAAGGTGACGGAGCAGTTGCGAGTAGTTAACGAATGGGATGACCGAACTTTTCGAGCGAACATCATCATTCAACCTCGCAAGCAATGGTCCGTCTTGAGATATGTACGTTTCTTAGAGGAATTCTCGTTTAGTACTGTCCGCTTCTTGACACTACTAGGCCCTGAAAAAGACTCGGTTGCGTATCTAAAGAACCTTCAGGCGACAGTTGAGTTTCTGGAGCAGTATACTGAAAGCGAGCCCTCTGATGATCCTTCAATACGGTCATTTGATGCAGGAAATGTCGAATATCAACTTGTTGTGCAGTACGACGAGTTCGACGCTGATGTGCGTGATCGTTTCGGTTTTGTATGGATCGGGCCTCGAGGTGAAGTTTACCAGAATAAGGATGAGTCAGTCTTTTCTACGCGCGGCTTCACTCAGCCGAGGAGCTAA
- a CDS encoding class I SAM-dependent methyltransferase: MLPGLSGSIRKQIAEAYGEVYHELVEKWAWRNEVFQDRLLRFARFCRKEGCILDLGCGFGRDVAFFSELGFKAAGIDICEEAIALGREIYGQKHLKQGDILSVDAACPWQLLDGIWCRGVIFHLDREQLRELSHKLYMLTASGAVLYFQAFSGTGYQYRRIAETDSYTHYFFHQRAFVTETFINAGFEVLLDQSTSDEVRLFFEK, translated from the coding sequence GTGCTACCAGGGCTTAGTGGTTCAATTCGTAAACAGATCGCGGAAGCTTATGGGGAGGTCTATCACGAACTCGTCGAAAAGTGGGCTTGGAGAAATGAAGTGTTTCAAGACAGGTTGCTACGTTTCGCACGGTTCTGTCGGAAAGAGGGGTGCATCCTCGATTTAGGTTGCGGTTTTGGGAGGGACGTAGCCTTCTTTAGCGAACTGGGCTTTAAGGCCGCTGGGATTGACATTTGTGAGGAGGCCATCGCTCTCGGGCGAGAGATATACGGGCAAAAACATCTAAAACAGGGAGATATTCTAAGTGTTGACGCAGCGTGTCCTTGGCAGTTGCTGGATGGCATCTGGTGCAGAGGCGTCATTTTTCATCTCGACCGCGAGCAACTCCGAGAATTATCTCACAAACTCTACATGCTAACAGCTTCCGGAGCAGTTCTCTATTTTCAGGCGTTTTCTGGTACCGGTTACCAGTACCGACGAATTGCTGAAACGGATTCCTATACTCACTATTTCTTTCATCAGCGCGCTTTTGTCACTGAAACCTTCATAAACGCTGGCTTCGAGGTCTTGCTGGACCAGTCAACTTCCGACGAGGTTCGCCTGTTTTTCGAAAAGTAA
- a CDS encoding calcium-binding EGF-like domain-containing protein, with the protein MSRHFRLIAVLFSVICLVGLAACDETGGNAVDTGLADASFDASPDTGDADMQACAPNPCTDENRTACVESGAGYVCQCDEGYVNVDGECLSENGCLPDTCNDHGTCSEEGGGPSCACEEGYAGERCESCDEAAGYRDDGQGNCVLRPCEPNPCQGENEECVADGADAVCVCIAGTHEEGGECVPDTTCGPNSCNGSGTCSDDGGIVECACDAGWAGDFCNSCDAANGYHDDGQGGCTQDPCLPNPCTEANRTSCVAQQDSYTCECDPGYHLDGGQCVEDETCQANSCSGNGTCDDSTGVVQCSCDAGWDGDVCDACDTANGYHDDGQGGCTQNPCLPNPCGDPNKTQCAQSSSTTSGYVCSCDPGYHDDGVGNCTQDPCLPDPCAAQNQACRITSTSMGYECYTPDCDDGNPCTVDTLVNGQCTYSDEPDGSSCSTSVCLSGESCQSGQCVGGAAVTCDDGNPCTTNACDPVAGCQYTNDDTLVPDDGVACTADTCSAGVASHSPDDTVCDDTLWCNGAETCAPGDADADADGCVVSNVPQAPQTSTGPCSHYECDEQSQSFTLITEPVGTFCNDGIACTSGDVCDANGLCAGTITGDCSGLASCTSTTPLGSTIDIATATVSGTITVDGGTFPSTVDDSSPLYFWLREQDSGKMHALYEIAFSWDTNQQSYVPADADTYSTIMPAGVYDVVFSRNMRNDVEVWPNDTGETVPGGWRVLQNDVVIGAGPNGLDIDIATATVSGTITVDGGTFPSTVDDSSPLYFWLREQDSGKMHALYEIAFSWDTNQQAYVPADPDTYSTIMPAGTYDVIFSRNMRNDVEVWPNDTGETVPGGWRVLQEDVVVGPGAKTLDIDIATATVSGTITVDGGTFPSTVDDSSPLYVWLREQDSGKMHALYEIAFSWDTNQQAYVPADSDTYSTIMPAGTYDVIYSRNMRNDVEVWPNDTGETVPGGWRVLQEDVVVGPGAKTLDIDIPTATVSGTITVDGGTFPSTVDDSSPLYFWLREQDSGKMHALYEIAFSWDTNQQSYVPADADTYSTIMPAGTYDVVFSRNMRNDVEVWPNDTGETVPGGWRVLQENVVVGPGAKTLDIDIPTATVSGTITVDSAAFPSTVDDSSPLYFWLREQDSGKMHALYEIAFSWDTNQQAYVPADPDTYSTIMPAGTYDVIYTRNMRNDVEVWPNDTGETVPGGWRVLQEDVVVGPGAKTLDIDIATATPSGTITVDGGAFPPTVDDSSPLYFWLREQDSGKMHALYEIAFSWDTNQQSYVPADPDAYSTIMPAGVYDVIYTRNMRNDIEVWPNDTGETVPGGWRVLQMCVEVQ; encoded by the coding sequence ATGTCACGCCACTTTCGGCTGATCGCCGTCCTGTTTTCCGTCATCTGCCTCGTCGGCCTCGCTGCGTGTGATGAGACCGGTGGAAACGCCGTCGACACCGGCTTGGCCGACGCGAGCTTCGACGCCTCGCCGGATACCGGCGACGCCGACATGCAAGCATGTGCGCCGAACCCGTGCACCGACGAAAACCGCACGGCCTGCGTCGAGAGCGGTGCGGGCTATGTGTGTCAATGCGACGAGGGCTACGTCAACGTCGACGGGGAGTGCTTGTCCGAGAACGGCTGCTTGCCGGATACCTGCAACGACCACGGCACGTGCTCGGAGGAGGGGGGCGGGCCGAGCTGCGCGTGTGAGGAGGGCTATGCCGGTGAGCGATGCGAGTCGTGTGACGAGGCGGCGGGCTATCGTGACGACGGCCAGGGCAATTGCGTGTTGCGCCCGTGCGAGCCGAATCCGTGCCAGGGCGAGAACGAGGAGTGTGTGGCAGACGGCGCCGACGCGGTGTGCGTCTGCATCGCCGGCACCCACGAGGAAGGCGGCGAGTGCGTGCCCGACACCACCTGCGGGCCGAACTCGTGCAACGGGAGCGGTACCTGCTCCGACGACGGCGGGATCGTCGAGTGTGCTTGCGACGCCGGCTGGGCGGGTGACTTCTGCAATAGCTGCGATGCGGCGAATGGCTATCACGACGACGGGCAGGGCGGCTGCACCCAGGACCCCTGCCTGCCCAATCCGTGCACGGAGGCCAACCGAACGAGTTGTGTGGCGCAGCAGGACAGCTACACGTGCGAATGCGATCCCGGCTACCACCTCGATGGCGGCCAGTGTGTCGAAGACGAGACCTGCCAGGCGAATAGCTGCTCCGGAAACGGCACCTGTGACGATTCGACGGGTGTGGTCCAGTGTAGCTGCGATGCCGGGTGGGACGGCGACGTGTGCGACGCGTGCGACACGGCGAACGGCTATCACGACGACGGGCAGGGCGGCTGCACCCAGAACCCGTGCTTGCCCAACCCGTGCGGCGACCCGAACAAGACGCAGTGCGCCCAGAGTTCGTCGACGACCAGCGGCTATGTGTGCTCGTGCGACCCGGGCTACCACGACGACGGCGTGGGCAATTGCACCCAGGACCCGTGCCTGCCCGACCCGTGCGCCGCGCAGAACCAGGCGTGCCGAATAACTTCGACCTCGATGGGCTACGAGTGCTACACCCCCGACTGCGACGACGGGAACCCCTGCACGGTCGACACGCTGGTCAACGGGCAGTGCACCTACTCCGATGAGCCCGATGGCTCGTCGTGCAGCACGAGTGTGTGCCTGAGCGGCGAGTCGTGTCAGAGCGGGCAGTGCGTGGGCGGAGCGGCGGTGACCTGCGACGACGGAAACCCCTGCACGACCAACGCGTGCGATCCGGTGGCCGGCTGCCAATACACGAACGACGACACCTTGGTTCCGGACGACGGCGTCGCCTGCACCGCCGACACCTGCTCGGCCGGCGTGGCCAGCCACTCGCCGGACGACACGGTGTGCGACGATACGCTGTGGTGCAACGGCGCCGAGACCTGCGCCCCGGGCGACGCCGACGCCGACGCGGACGGGTGTGTGGTGAGCAACGTGCCGCAGGCGCCGCAGACGTCGACCGGTCCTTGCTCGCATTACGAGTGCGACGAGCAGTCGCAAAGTTTCACGCTGATCACCGAGCCGGTGGGCACCTTCTGCAACGACGGCATCGCCTGCACGAGTGGGGACGTGTGCGACGCGAACGGTTTGTGCGCCGGCACGATCACCGGCGATTGCTCCGGCCTGGCTTCGTGCACGTCGACGACGCCGCTCGGCTCGACGATCGATATCGCCACGGCGACGGTCAGCGGAACGATCACGGTCGACGGTGGGACGTTCCCGTCGACGGTGGATGACTCGAGTCCCCTGTACTTCTGGCTGCGTGAGCAGGACTCCGGAAAGATGCACGCGTTGTACGAGATCGCGTTCAGCTGGGACACGAATCAGCAGTCGTACGTGCCTGCCGATGCGGACACCTACTCGACGATCATGCCGGCGGGGGTCTACGACGTCGTCTTCTCGCGCAATATGCGAAACGACGTGGAGGTGTGGCCCAATGACACCGGCGAGACGGTGCCGGGCGGCTGGCGCGTGCTTCAAAATGATGTGGTGATCGGCGCCGGCCCCAACGGACTCGACATCGACATCGCCACGGCGACGGTCAGCGGAACGATCACGGTCGACGGCGGGACGTTCCCGTCGACGGTGGATGATTCGAGTCCCCTGTACTTCTGGCTGCGCGAGCAGGATTCCGGAAAGATGCACGCGCTGTACGAGATCGCGTTCAGTTGGGACACGAATCAGCAGGCGTACGTGCCTGCGGACCCGGATACCTACTCGACGATCATGCCGGCGGGGACCTATGACGTGATCTTCTCGCGCAACATGCGAAACGACGTGGAGGTGTGGCCTAACGACACCGGCGAGACGGTGCCGGGAGGCTGGCGCGTGCTCCAGGAGGACGTGGTGGTCGGGCCGGGGGCGAAGACGCTCGATATCGACATCGCGACGGCGACGGTCAGCGGGACGATCACGGTCGACGGCGGGACGTTCCCGTCGACGGTGGACGATTCGAGCCCGCTGTACGTCTGGCTGCGCGAGCAGGACTCCGGAAAGATGCACGCGCTGTACGAAATTGCGTTCAGTTGGGACACGAATCAGCAGGCGTACGTGCCGGCAGACTCGGACACCTACTCGACGATCATGCCCGCAGGCACCTACGACGTGATCTACAGCCGGAATATGCGAAATGACGTGGAGGTGTGGCCGAACGACACCGGCGAGACGGTCCCAGGGGGCTGGCGCGTGCTCCAGGAGGACGTGGTGGTCGGTCCGGGGGCGAAGACGCTCGATATCGACATTCCGACGGCGACGGTCAGCGGGACGATCACGGTCGACGGAGGGACGTTCCCGTCGACGGTCGATGACTCCAGTCCGCTGTACTTCTGGTTGCGCGAGCAGGATTCCGGAAAGATGCACGCGCTGTACGAGATCGCGTTCAGTTGGGACACGAATCAGCAGTCGTACGTACCTGCCGATGCGGACACGTATTCTACGATCATGCCGGCAGGTACCTATGACGTCGTCTTCTCGCGCAATATGCGAAACGACGTGGAGGTGTGGCCCAACGACACCGGCGAGACGGTGCCGGGAGGTTGGCGCGTGCTCCAGGAGAACGTGGTGGTCGGTCCGGGGGCGAAGACGCTCGACATCGACATTCCCACAGCGACGGTCAGCGGGACGATCACGGTCGATAGTGCGGCGTTTCCCTCCACAGTCGATGACTCGAGCCCGCTGTACTTCTGGCTGCGTGAGCAGGACTCGGGAAAGATGCACGCGCTGTACGAGATCGCGTTCAGTTGGGACACGAATCAGCAGGCGTACGTGCCCGCGGACCCCGACACCTACTCGACGATCATGCCCGCAGGCACCTACGACGTGATCTATACGCGCAACATGCGAAACGACGTGGAGGTGTGGCCCAATGACACCGGCGAGACGGTGCCGGGAGGCTGGCGTGTTCTCCAGGAGGACGTGGTGGTCGGGCCGGGCGCGAAGACGCTCGATATCGATATCGCCACGGCGACGCCGAGCGGCACGATCACCGTCGACGGCGGGGCGTTCCCGCCGACGGTCGACGATTCGAGCCCGCTGTATTTCTGGCTGCGCGAGCAAGACTCCGGAAAGATGCACGCGTTGTACGAGATTGCGTTTAGCTGGGACACGAATCAGCAGTCGTACGTGCCCGCCGACCCGGATGCCTACTCGACGATCATGCCGGCAGGTGTCTACGACGTGATCTACACGCGTAACATGCGAAACGACATCGAGGTGTGGCCGAACGACACCGGCGAGACGGTGCCGGGCGGCTGGCGCGTGCTTCAAATGTGTGTCGAGGTGCAGTGA
- a CDS encoding hydroxyacid dehydrogenase, protein MKICVFETESWERETFEALADEHEITHTDKPLTADNVDEYKDADVVSVFIYSDLSAKVLDKLENLKLVATRSTGFDHVDTQVCEERGITVSNVPTYGTNTVAEHVFALLLALSHRMIEATDRTRRGDFSQQGLRGFDLRGKTLGIVGTGDIGLCTIEIARGFNMNVVAYDVAPDEALEEKFGFEYVDFDELLAQSDVISLHVPLNEHTRGLLGEEEFEKMKDGVVIINTARGAVIDVQALLFALSEGKVAAAGLDVIPEEPTVREEAQLLHRMFREKHDLETILADHVLLRMRNVIITPHSAFNTKEAIQRILDTTVENIDAFCAGEPVNVVAGG, encoded by the coding sequence ATGAAAATCTGCGTCTTCGAAACCGAATCGTGGGAGCGCGAGACCTTCGAGGCCCTCGCCGACGAGCACGAGATCACGCATACCGACAAGCCGCTGACCGCGGACAACGTCGACGAGTACAAGGACGCCGACGTGGTGTCGGTGTTCATCTACTCGGACCTGAGCGCGAAGGTGCTCGACAAGCTCGAGAACCTGAAGCTCGTGGCCACGCGCTCGACGGGCTTCGACCACGTCGACACCCAGGTGTGCGAGGAGCGCGGTATCACGGTGAGTAACGTGCCGACCTACGGCACCAACACGGTGGCCGAGCACGTCTTCGCGCTGCTGTTGGCGCTGAGTCACCGCATGATCGAGGCGACCGACCGCACGCGTCGCGGCGACTTCTCCCAGCAGGGGCTGCGCGGCTTCGACCTGCGCGGAAAGACCCTGGGGATTGTGGGCACCGGCGATATCGGCCTGTGCACCATCGAGATCGCCCGTGGCTTCAACATGAACGTCGTCGCCTACGACGTCGCCCCCGACGAGGCGCTCGAGGAGAAGTTCGGGTTCGAATACGTCGACTTCGACGAGCTGCTGGCCCAATCCGACGTCATCTCGCTGCACGTGCCGCTCAACGAGCACACCCGCGGGCTTCTGGGCGAGGAAGAGTTCGAGAAGATGAAGGACGGGGTGGTCATTATTAACACCGCCCGAGGCGCGGTGATCGACGTGCAGGCGCTGTTATTTGCGCTGTCGGAGGGCAAGGTCGCCGCTGCCGGGCTCGACGTCATCCCCGAGGAGCCGACGGTGCGCGAGGAGGCCCAGCTTCTGCACCGCATGTTCCGCGAGAAGCACGACCTGGAGACGATCTTGGCCGACCACGTGCTCCTGCGCATGCGCAACGTCATCATCACACCCCACAGCGCGTTCAACACCAAAGAGGCGATCCAGCGCATCCTCGACACCACCGTCGAGAATATCGACGCGTTTTGTGCCGGCGAGCCGGTCAACGTGGTGGCGGGCGGGTAG
- a CDS encoding cytidine deaminase family protein, with translation MKFKEVPQIPIPRRRELIDSANEARKLQNRAARGASYGAAVLTLNDNIFSAGSFFSSTHSLSLHAEHAALVHCALHGEPLIKAIAIASDDPETLATPCGLCRQLIFENARQSGLNVVVLTLREREVSVESTIVELYPLPWPDRKPRNI, from the coding sequence ATGAAGTTCAAAGAAGTTCCGCAAATACCGATACCACGAAGGCGCGAGCTAATTGACTCAGCCAACGAGGCTCGTAAGCTGCAGAACCGTGCTGCTCGCGGTGCCAGTTATGGGGCTGCAGTATTGACCTTGAACGACAATATTTTTTCTGCAGGTAGCTTCTTCTCTTCAACTCACAGTTTAAGCCTACACGCTGAACACGCTGCGCTCGTTCATTGTGCATTGCATGGTGAGCCTCTTATCAAGGCCATTGCAATTGCCTCAGATGATCCTGAAACCTTGGCGACCCCCTGCGGTTTGTGCCGACAGCTGATCTTTGAGAATGCTCGCCAGTCAGGGCTGAACGTGGTGGTGCTGACTCTTCGGGAGCGGGAGGTGTCGGTCGAGAGTACGATTGTTGAGTTGTATCCACTTCCTTGGCCGGATCGTAAACCTAGAAATATCTGA
- a CDS encoding glycoside hydrolase family 18 protein, giving the protein MVGGKTAKIVGVVVALGVVGAVAVYFGLIRDFEAKEDAIREESRWADVEATAVADAGTSDESGEVAREFDVNDNGVWLRRHWLHGGAELDPARLVEALDELGIRRVYPFLGPMDEQGKPGWRDDGTIRHYEADRARRFLSKMQRIAPHIDVMPWSGGVLDEDVRLTDAAQRKAYSGHVAKITELGADGIHINVEPLPSHEPGYLDLLREVKAAMGDDKTLSIAAYPPTTPLHPFPDVHWTLAFTKEVCMVADELVVMGYDTALTEPAKYEGLMAKWTKDLLQTLPAPEQGGCEVLMGVPAYEDDEPYHRPHVENIEHGIRGVKQGLARLDEIPGHFRGIAVYASWTTDVQEWDTYQRLWRGKESVGLVVPDFDVYADVK; this is encoded by the coding sequence ATGGTTGGTGGCAAAACGGCAAAGATCGTCGGAGTGGTCGTCGCGCTGGGCGTGGTGGGCGCGGTGGCGGTCTATTTTGGGCTGATTCGAGACTTCGAAGCCAAAGAAGACGCGATACGCGAGGAGTCGCGCTGGGCGGACGTCGAGGCCACGGCCGTGGCGGACGCAGGCACGAGCGACGAGTCGGGCGAAGTCGCGCGTGAATTCGACGTCAACGACAATGGAGTGTGGCTGCGGCGCCATTGGCTGCACGGCGGGGCCGAGCTCGATCCGGCGCGCCTCGTCGAGGCGCTCGACGAGCTCGGCATTCGGCGGGTCTATCCGTTCCTGGGTCCGATGGACGAGCAGGGCAAGCCCGGCTGGCGAGACGACGGCACGATTCGCCACTACGAAGCCGACAGGGCGCGGCGCTTCTTGTCGAAGATGCAGCGTATCGCCCCGCATATCGACGTGATGCCGTGGAGCGGCGGCGTGCTCGATGAGGACGTACGCCTCACGGACGCGGCGCAGCGCAAGGCCTACTCGGGCCACGTCGCCAAGATCACCGAGCTGGGCGCCGATGGCATCCACATCAACGTCGAGCCGCTCCCCTCCCACGAGCCCGGCTACCTCGACCTGTTGCGTGAGGTGAAGGCGGCGATGGGCGACGACAAGACGTTGTCGATCGCGGCCTACCCACCGACGACACCCCTCCACCCGTTCCCCGACGTGCACTGGACGCTCGCGTTCACCAAAGAGGTCTGCATGGTCGCCGACGAGCTGGTGGTCATGGGCTACGACACCGCCCTGACCGAGCCCGCCAAATACGAGGGGCTGATGGCCAAGTGGACCAAAGATCTGCTGCAGACGCTGCCTGCGCCCGAGCAGGGCGGTTGTGAGGTGCTCATGGGTGTGCCCGCCTACGAGGATGACGAGCCGTATCATCGGCCGCACGTCGAGAATATCGAGCACGGGATTCGCGGCGTGAAGCAAGGCTTGGCTCGGCTCGATGAGATTCCGGGGCATTTCCGAGGGATTGCGGTGTACGCCTCGTGGACGACCGACGTGCAGGAGTGGGACACCTACCAGCGCCTGTGGCGCGGCAAAGAGTCCGTCGGGCTGGTGGTGCCCGATTTCGACGTGTACGCCGATGTGAAGTGA